GTGTTGAAATTGGGTCCGATAAAATTTTGATCTCACACCTTCAATATGCGGTTGATACAATCTTCATAGGAGAGTGGAGTCGTCATAATTTCTGTAACCTCATGAAGTTACTCAAGTGTTTTGAAAATATCTCGGGCTTTAAAGTTAATTATCATAAAAGCCTTGTGTAGTTTAGGTGTAttaaaagaagaagttgaaagcatGGCGAGTCGGGTGGGATGTAAAGTGGGTGAATTTCCGTTCACATACTTAGGGCTACCTATTGGGCAAAATATGAATAGAATTGAACATTGGAGTCCCGTGGTTGACAAATTTTCCTCAAGACTTGCGGATTAGAAAGCTAAAACGATTTCATTTGGTGGGAGGTTAACGTTAGTAAAGTCGGTTCTAAGTTGTTTGCGACTATATTTTTTCTCGCTCTTTCGTGCTCCGTCGTGTGTTATCAAAAAGCTAGAGAGTATTAGGAGAaactttttttggggcgggtcgggtgagAGTTCCAAAATGCCGTGGCTTAAGTAGGAGGATACACTACTACCCTTTAGCGAGGGTGGACTTAATATCGGGTCTTTGAAGGGGGGAAATCTCGCTCTATTGGGGAAATGGTTTTGGAGAGCGAAAACCGAGCCTAATGCTCTTTGGGTTAAAGTATTAAAAAGTATTCATGGGGTAGGCAGCTTAAATATTGATTCGGGTTCTAACGGGTTAAAAGGTACATGGGGTGTATGGGCAAATATCTTCCGTGCAGGTGGCGCTATCGAAAAGACTGGAAATTAACTTGGAAGCTCGTTCGTGAAGAAAATTGGCGACGGTGGAACCACCTGCTTTTGGACCGATCAGTGGCTTTGTGACGAGCCTCTCTGCAACAAAATTAggccttttttttttttgctaGAGTCTGACCATAGCTGCCTGGTGAGAGATCGTGTATCATGGTCAGAAGGTGGATGCTGCTTACGGTGGTCGTGGTCTCGAGATCCAGCTGGACGAACACATGGTGAATTAATTACTCTAACCAATTTGCTGAATGTTTTTGTTAAACAGGAGGGCTCTCAGGATGCTTGGTGCTAGAAGTTTTCATCAAATGGCGACTTCACAACCAAAAAACTTGCTACCCTTATTGACGAGAAAACAATCATGGACAATAGATTCAGACAAGAAACATTTAAAAATAATCTTGTACTGGGGAAGATTGAGATATTTGTTTGGCGCGCTTTGAAGAAACGTTTGGCGACTAGAGTTGACCTTGACTATCGTGGGATCGACCTCCACTCCTTACGGTGTCCACTTTGTGATGACTGGTTAGAAACAATTGATCATGCTCTATTTCTTTGCAAACATGCGTTCGATATATGGGAAAGGGTGTACAAATGGTGGGGGTTGGGTCCGGTGTCAAATCTAAGCATCTACGAAGCGGGCCGGGGAAAGAGCAATACTCCTATGTCTCATAATGGCCGTCTCCTTTGGCAAGCATTGGAATGGGTGTGTTTGTACTTAATATGGAAGAACCGAAATCTCAAagttttcgcaaacaaaagttggaGTGGTCCTACCACGTTAATGGAAATTCAACTCAAGTCTTTTGAATGGATCACTTCGCGTTGGAAGAATTCGAAGATCGATTGGTTTCAATGGATCTCCGACCCATTGGTATATTCCATGTGATCTCACTGTAGTCCTATTTACTTACAAACGTATGTCGAGTCGTGTAGATGTCTCAGTCTGATTGTGCTTTTATGTCGTGATTGTTTTCGAGTTGTGTATAGGTGTACAAGTTGCCTTCTCCGCAACTAGTTGCCTAATGATGTAATTCCTGACCCAAACTGATTGGAGCCTTCGTGTTATACTTTGCGCTGCCCTTTTTTCGAGTAATATATTTGGCTTTTCGAAAAAAAAAGAAGTGAATATGTCATGTGACTTTCTGAATATGATCGGGTGGATGACTAACGGCCCCGTTAGTAACCTTCATACCGCCGTTCATTCTCTGGAATTTGTTTCCTAACACTTTTCATTCATAACACCTAACTTTTGTCACGGATAATTGCACATTTGTCAAATTTACTCTCCTTTATTTTCTTTGTTTAATGTCTATCTTccctttatttttattaattataattataagtattattattagggttaaagccaaaaataggctacaaacttacacaaatgtaccgatgtcgcccacaaactcatttacgTCCTActatcgcctacaaacttataaaaaatgtgctgatgTTGCCCACTATACTTTTTTTACCTGTAACGAAAACAATTGATGACGTGGCCTCTAGGTAGTCATGACACGTCGATGATACATCGGAAcagaaactgaaagtatatgggcgacatcggaacacaactgaaagtatatgggcgacatcgggacatataaaatgaaaaaaaataaattaaataattaagttTACCAGTTCAGCAGGTAACCCGTAACAAAATGTTAACGTTGGTacatttttataagtttgtaggcgacagtaggacggaaatgggtttgtgggcgacatcagttctgtagcctatttttggctctaacccttattattattattattattattattattattattattattattattattattattattattattattattattattattattattattattattataaacttaaaagttttaaaacttacaaaaaattagtgggaagcctagagacaatctgggcccccacgcctctagcaatagcaaaacatatcctagtaaaaatatgagcagcagcaccggcaccaatatcttgcgccatcgaactcttctgaacccgctttagcaaagaaacagcctccttctctaattccccaagggaagaaaatgagaaaggaataaaaccataaccaatcgcctgacagctagattcgtacttgacccgcttccgacgagccgcatcaatcacagcacgtccagggacaaagtcagatagcccagactgtgtcaaaggagaagaccctgtcaagtcaacacaaacatcgcgaccacaatcccaggaataaagtaacacatctgccggTCTAAGGGCCCTGTcattccctccagacaacccaatgtcaacctcctttctcgctgaaattccagatcgataacaaacatcaacaagggaatcccgaacaatattatgtcgatgcttaatacccaccataccagcacaagacaccgcgtgatcctcgaaaatatccccagtaaaaacccttgaacatgcagagcatgccgtcgagatagagaacattggaacacctaaccggtagcacaacacgcatcggtaagtctttgcgttcatcgtctgacccaaccccaaaatagggactgcccttagccaagcagaggtgtgatcaccctgctgtgattttcataaggccgattgtcggggagataacgaaaaagttgattctgcagaagcggtaacctttgtgaaataaacatctgccaatttcttcatgagtattggggcagcgaccttactcggattattattattattattattattattattattattattattattattattattatgttatatcaGAACTTTTGTTTCACCATTGGAGACACTAAAGCTTGCATACATGGTTGGTGGAGAACTGAAGCATCTTTTTGATCTTATTCAGTCAATTGCAGCCTCTCAGGGGATTAAAGGATTTCGGAAAGTTAATTTTATGCTTACGATAAATACAGAAGTGAAACAAACTGTGAAAGGTTTATTGCCGGTGGTGCAGCTGGAACTACATACTTTTGTCTTTGTTGCATACTTTGTTGCTAAAGGTAACATTTTGAACCCATTTAGTTGTAAATCTTTATGTTTGGCTGTGTCTTTTTATTAGCGGTTCAACGGTAAAATTGACTACGTTAGTTAAAATGGAAATTCGTTGCGACTTTTTATGGAATACTCaggcaactcggggagtactcggggaGTACTCGAAGAGTACTTGGATGTCGATCAAGTTTGACTATGACCAATTTTCGGAGTAATCCCGATTTTTGACTGATTTGCCAAGTAGTCCAGGCTCTAGAGTTTTAGCCGAGTTTGACCAGTTTTGACCGAGTACCCGCTGAATACTCCCCGAGTTGCAAAAACTGGGTACTCGCCAAGTAATTCCGAGTTCTACAACACTAATGAGTACGATGTATTAATTGTTAATGCATATAGCCGTCTACATCAGTTTACTATAAATGTAATTGTAAATTGTAATGTGCTTGCTTTTAAAAAGAAAAAAGGTTGTTATTGTAATGTTATAGTTTTTTTAATCAGTTTACTATAAAGATTAAACATATCGAGTCGTTACGCAGCCAGCCCATTTTGTCAAACCCTATAATTTTGTATTTACTGCTTATAGAAAGTCGACTATTCGATCAAGTTTTACTCGTATAATTCAATGATGGTTTTGACGGTAAAATATTTCAGTTCAATATTTTATAAAAAGTATGACTTCAAATGCAAGTTCTCGCCACAAAAATGAGTGCATTGAAGATAGTTGAGCAAGGTGCACTTTGAATGTTTACGATTTGGTGACACGTGGATTATTAGTTTTAACTTGTGATGCTATTCGTGTTGTGTTTACTCAGACCATCAGCTCAGCTGCAATAAGTTACTTTGTTTATGAACTTATGAAGATAGTTCTAAAAGTTGAATTAGAGTGGTGATCAACGCCTGTTTTTTTTCCTCTTATAAAAAGAGTATATTGCACCTTGCAATGAACATTTTGTGAGATTAATTTACAAAAGTTCTGTTGAGGGACCTCATGAAAATCTGATGATACTTATGATGGTGCTCATGTGGAGAGTTTTTCGTCAAGACATGATTTGGAGTTTTCTTTCTTTTATCATTCGGGTAAAGCTATTAAATTTACTAAAGTGGAAGGCAAACTCATAAAATAGTTTCAAGGAATATGAAAGTCAGTGCCGAAAGGGGAGAAATTCATAAGTACGGATTAGATGTTTGGTGGCGACGGCTCTTTAGGATCTAAGTGTTGTGTGCTAGTTGTTTGTTTTGGTTTCGTGCTTTTTTACGTTTCTCTTTATTACATTCTTTCGTTTCTTTTCTCGTTTTGTTTAAGTTGTCCGTCCTTTGTTTAGCTAGTAGTTGTTTTGTTGCATGCTTCGTCATTTTGTCTTTCATTTGTTATGAACGTTTTGATGTTTTTATAGAATTCGTTTTTTTCTGGCCAAAAAAATAACTAATAAAATTGGTTAAGGAATACTagattttttttttgtgtgtggcaaaataacgaaaactcatatagaaacaagattgttttccaaaagaaaacgcCTTCAACAGAGAATACAAAGAACGGGCGAAACGGAGAAGCTCGTACCTAGAAAACAATCATCTAAACGAAAACTATTTATAAACGAGCCTCCCTAACAACCCGAAAACCTTAAAACAAACTAACCAATACTAAATCAAATACTACACGAAAATACCAACAAACAAACCAAACGAACTAAGTGAAATCAACAAGCGGAAAAGAACTAAGGAATACTAGATGGGATGATGCTCTACATGTCTTTCATTTTATATTACTTGATTGAACGTTATCATGGTATATGTTTATCAATTAATGGATTATATATCATAAAATGAAAAGAGCTACATCATACGGAGTACAAGTTAATAGCTAAACTATGATGATGACACAATCCACATATAAAAATGACACAGTTGCTAGCTAAAACTCACAAGCTCAATTGGAGTTTCATACATGAATCTCTACCATTTTCTTCCACTCAAGACAACATAACTGGTGTTTAATATTGGTTGCTATCATATATTAGTGAGTGGCGTTGCTTGTTCCATGACTCAACATTCCTGTAATTAACCAAAATGAAATGAATATGACTAGCCATAACATCTTAAaggtggcaatttcaacccatGTACCTATGAGTGGCTCACTGTGGGTTGTATTAAAGTCAAGTGGGATAATAGAACCGAATCAAAAATTTAGCTAAAGGAGGGACAAGTCACAACCGGGTTGCTCGAAGTCTTCTTTAAATCCGTAAACCATTAGTCGATTTTATTAAAAAGTTTAGACTATTGTCAGAATTAGAAGAATCAAGGTTGTAAAATTCGCGAGTCAGGGACGAGTCTGTCGATTCGGGGACAAGTCGGTCGTTGACCAATCTTGACTTTTAGTAATAAACAAATTATGACGTAATAAggggttttcccaaccttcgatggtactgccaacatcgtcacGAATTGGGTTTCCTCATATCGTGTGTGTGGGTGACATGATCGCGAAGATGGTTAAGTCCCTCTTGGTGATGCCGATATCGCCgttcgaaaaaatatatatatatttcacataaatatttcaaacaatAGATATATGGCAAAAAATCTAATTTTACAGTATATAAAAAAATTGAGCTAACTTTAACTTTGACCAACATTGACCGAATCAGACCTGACtactcggccgacttttacaacaatgCCAGGAATCATGATCAAATCGTTAACTACGTATAAACAACAAACACAACAATGTTTACAGGTCAACCAAGAACCCAAATCAGGCGGTTTTGACCTGCTACCTGACCCGCCCATATTGCCGCCTAGTCATCTTGTGAAGGAATATTAATTTGGTattcattaagtaaaacataaGAAGCAGCATCGTACCTTCACAAGAGCATTTGAAATAACAGATTGATCTTGTAATTGCTTCTGTAAAAGTTCAACACGAGTTCTGAAGACTTGGTTCTGTGCTTCTGACTACAAACAGGAAATTAGCATTATAAAACAGATCACTCATCACTCATTAACAAATGtgtataaaataatataataaccaTAAAATTAAGCAACTAATGTTAAGTTATAATTATGACATAATAGGGTCAGAAGCCTACAATCTTCATAGTTCATACTCCCAGGCAGCATGATGATGTTCGACTTAATATGTCAGATTTGTTTTTCAACATTAAAATTGATTTAAATTAGCTGCGAACTACAAATGAAGTATTAAGCCGATTCTGAGATCAACAGGTTAACAAGCACTTTTGTTAATTTAAAGGGTACAACACACCTTTTCAAGCATACTTGTAAGGTTTTGGATCTCATTCTTCTTTAATGTGTTCAAAACTTGTTCAACATCATTGAGGTTTGTCCTGAACAAAAAACATGTATAATCTCTCGTATTCTGCCTCATTTGTATAGAACATATACATGCATAAGTCAATAAACAAAAAGAAAAGAATGATGTTACAGTGTCACAATGCCACAGTTTTCAAAATTCATTAAAAAcaattttttatattaaaaaaaaaaaaaaaaaaaaaaaaggctaatGTCTACAAATGTATTATGTGTATCATTAATAAGAGACGGGGACATGGAAGATGCCTACTTATCAGAATATAGAGGATCCATGCTTTGTTCTTCCACAAGTTCCTCTACAGTATCAAGAATGTTCCCCACCTGCAATCAAACAAAATTTAGAACAAATGCAAAACGTTACATACGTAAACATTTCAGCTAGACATGAACAAAAAAAGCAATATGCATAGAAAGAATACCTTAGTATCCTGGCACAAAATCTCAAATTCATCCTGTAAATTTGCAATATAAAGCATTAGGCTTTGTTGGAAAAATATTCCCTACATTAATCGATTTGATTACAAATTAAAACTGATTCCCTAGGATCAATTGAAGATATTCAATATTTCCTTGAAAGTTGGATATTTAATTTCCTAGTATACCTATCCTTAATCCCTAAGGCTCTATGAATAAAGAGTTCTTAGGGTGAGGTGTCTTTTGTCTAGTGCAAAAACCCAATCTCATAACTTGAAATCGTCTTCTCCCACGACCTCCATGGTCATCTAAGTAGTTGTACAATATTTGATAACTATATACATATACCTTAGAGAAATCTTCTTTGTGTTCTTCGTTAtagcttttaatttttaatttaattattttgctTGGACGACAAACAGGTATTCGTAACCTTAAAGTCAAAAGGCTAGCAAGACAATACCGAGAGACACAAATTTTATTCAAAACCCTAAGAAAGTCGATAAGGGATTGTTTACAATAATATAAAGAAAAAACAGATATACTTTTATAACTATTGGTTGTAGCTAGAACTTAGCTTCTTCCTTTTATTAAAGACACTAGAGCTTAGCTTCTACATGATTATTGTCCTTGAACCCAAGGTCTTAGACAGAGTTAATTCTTGTTAGCCCTACGGGTACGGTGTATAATGTAACATATATTCACATTCTCACGTCAGTGATAAAAACAACCACATCTGGTCTAATAATTTACGTGCAACTTATTCAGAGACGAGACTTGTATGGCAGTTCACACACAAGACTATTCAAGCAAGAAAGTAGTTTAAAGATTCATACAGGGTGAAAGACATTTTTTAAGTTTCAAAAATAAGACTTCAGTGTTATAAATTTATGACAATTGCATGATTATTGTGACCATTTCTGAAGTATTAAGCTCATTATTCTCCTATTGTTCCTTGAAACATGAAACGTCATTACTTCTTT
This window of the Rutidosis leptorrhynchoides isolate AG116_Rl617_1_P2 chromosome 7, CSIRO_AGI_Rlap_v1, whole genome shotgun sequence genome carries:
- the LOC139859672 gene encoding uncharacterized protein is translated as MDNRFRQETFKNNLVLGKIEIFVWRALKKRLATRVDLDYRGIDLHSLRCPLCDDWLETIDHALFLCKHAFDIWERVYKWWGLGPVSNLSIYEAGRGKSNTPMSHNGRLLWQALEWVCLYLIWKNRNLKVFANKSWSGPTTLMEIQLKSFEWITSRWKNSKIDWFQWISDPLVYKLPSPQLVA
- the LOC139858428 gene encoding uncharacterized protein, giving the protein MEQGYTGSRQKILKRSFNLAVHVLLTTCSKQDFCKAFPRFTQAEQERLHRLYIQHIVASHQNIEDEFEILCQDTKVGNILDTVEELVEEQSMDPLYSDKTNLNDVEQVLNTLKKNEIQNLTSMLEKSEAQNQVFRTRVELLQKQLQDQSVISNALVKEC